A region of Plantactinospora sp. BC1 DNA encodes the following proteins:
- a CDS encoding ABC transporter permease, with the protein MAGANGGAGPRLVPARMRPRDILRVGGVGLRTRPLRAFLSALGIAIGIAAMVAVVGISSSSRAELDRMLDSLGTNLLTVAPGNTMFGDAAQLPEESVAMIGRIGPVQQVSATGQLGEARVYRSDRIPEVESGGIAARATRLDLLDTVGATMASGTWLNGATARYPAVVLGATAAERLGLGSAGPDVQVYLGSRWFTVVGIMAPVPLAPELDLSALIGWEAAATYLGFDGHPTTVYTRSVEQSVEAVQAVLGATANPEAPNEVKVSRPSDALEAQQATDEAFTGLLLGLGAVALLVGGVGVANTMVISVLERRAEIGLRRSLGATRGQVRTQFLAESLLLSALGGVGGVLIGIGVTSGYALSRDWPTVVPSWAMVGGVGATLLIGAFAGLYPAIRAARLAPTEALATP; encoded by the coding sequence ATGGCCGGGGCGAACGGCGGGGCGGGACCCCGGCTGGTACCGGCCCGGATGCGTCCCCGCGACATCCTCCGGGTCGGCGGCGTCGGGCTGCGTACCCGGCCGCTGCGGGCCTTCCTCTCCGCGCTCGGCATCGCGATCGGTATCGCCGCGATGGTCGCGGTGGTCGGCATCTCCTCGTCGTCCCGGGCGGAACTGGACCGGATGCTCGACTCGCTCGGCACCAACCTGCTGACCGTCGCGCCCGGCAACACCATGTTCGGCGACGCGGCCCAGTTGCCCGAGGAGTCGGTGGCGATGATCGGCCGGATCGGCCCGGTCCAGCAGGTCTCCGCCACCGGGCAGCTCGGCGAGGCCCGGGTCTACCGCTCGGACCGGATCCCCGAGGTGGAGAGCGGCGGGATCGCCGCCCGGGCGACCCGGCTGGACCTGCTCGACACGGTCGGGGCGACCATGGCCAGCGGTACCTGGCTGAACGGGGCGACGGCGCGCTATCCGGCCGTCGTCCTCGGGGCCACCGCGGCGGAACGGCTCGGGCTCGGCAGCGCCGGACCGGACGTACAGGTCTATCTCGGCAGCCGGTGGTTCACCGTGGTCGGGATCATGGCACCGGTACCGCTGGCGCCGGAGCTGGACCTCTCCGCGCTGATCGGCTGGGAGGCGGCGGCGACGTACCTGGGCTTCGACGGGCACCCGACCACCGTCTACACCCGGTCGGTCGAGCAGTCGGTCGAGGCGGTGCAGGCGGTACTCGGTGCCACCGCCAACCCGGAGGCGCCGAACGAGGTCAAGGTGTCCCGGCCGTCCGACGCGCTGGAGGCGCAGCAGGCCACCGACGAGGCGTTCACCGGGCTGCTGCTCGGGCTCGGCGCGGTCGCGCTGCTGGTCGGCGGGGTCGGGGTGGCGAACACGATGGTGATCTCGGTACTCGAACGGCGGGCCGAGATCGGGTTGCGCCGCTCGCTCGGCGCGACCCGTGGCCAGGTACGCACCCAGTTCCTCGCCGAGTCGCTGCTGCTCTCCGCCCTCGGCGGCGTCGGCGGAGTGCTGATCGGCATCGGGGTGACCTCGGGCTACGCCCTGTCCCGGGACTGGCCGACGGTCGTGCCGAGCTGGGCGATGGTCGGCGGCGTCGGTGCGACGCTGCTGATCGGCGCCTTCGCCGGCCTCTACCCGGCGATCCGGGCTGCCCGGCTGGCCCCGACCGAGGCACTCGCCACCCCGTGA
- the deoD gene encoding purine-nucleoside phosphorylase, producing the protein MSTHIGAKPGEIAERVLMPGDPLRAKWIAETYLEDAKCYSTVRGMLGFTGRWSGTEVSIQGSGMGMPSASIYAHELINDYGVKSLIRVGSCGALSEDLQLRDVIAASGSSTDSNMNRMRFDGLIDYAPVADFGLLRTSVEVAERRGIAMRVGPILAADAFYTDRPDLYDTLADYGVLAVEMESAALYTIAARFRARALTLLTVSDHIKRGEQTTAQEREQTFSQMVEIALDTIVA; encoded by the coding sequence ATGAGTACGCACATTGGCGCCAAGCCTGGCGAGATCGCCGAGCGGGTCCTGATGCCGGGTGACCCGCTGCGGGCCAAGTGGATCGCGGAGACCTACCTCGAGGACGCCAAGTGCTACTCGACGGTGCGCGGCATGCTCGGCTTCACCGGCCGCTGGTCCGGCACCGAGGTTTCGATCCAGGGTTCCGGCATGGGCATGCCGTCCGCCTCCATCTACGCGCACGAGCTGATCAACGACTACGGCGTGAAGTCGCTGATCCGGGTCGGCTCGTGCGGCGCCCTCAGCGAGGACCTCCAACTCCGGGACGTGATCGCGGCCAGCGGCTCGTCGACCGACTCGAACATGAACCGGATGCGGTTCGACGGGTTGATCGACTACGCCCCGGTCGCCGACTTCGGGCTGCTGCGTACCTCGGTGGAGGTGGCGGAGCGGCGCGGCATCGCGATGCGGGTCGGGCCGATCCTGGCCGCCGACGCCTTCTACACCGACCGTCCGGACCTCTACGACACCCTCGCCGACTATGGCGTACTGGCGGTGGAGATGGAGTCGGCGGCGCTCTACACGATCGCGGCCCGGTTCAGGGCGCGGGCGTTGACCCTGCTGACCGTCAGCGACCACATCAAGCGGGGCGAGCAGACCACCGCGCAGGAGCGCGAGCAGACCTTCAGCCAGATGGTCGAGATCGCCCTCGACACCATCGTCGCCTGA
- a CDS encoding efflux RND transporter periplasmic adaptor subunit: protein MTVGTSTTETGPSPDGPVPAGTGPDTAAGTVPAAGGRSGRRRRGGRGRAVAVGTAAALAVAAGVAAAVGFGGDDPGTATASNLPPANAQVTRQTLIDSETADGELGYGETRTVAVRKAGTITSIAAAGTRVTRGKPLYSIDNNRVVLLYGGLPAYRTLRSGDSGEDVEQFEKNLSTLGYDGFTVDDEYTSATAEAVREWQEDLGLDETGRVELGQVVYATGEIRVDSTDVEVGDAVQPGGGVLSYSGTSRVVTVSLEVDDQRLAKRGAKVTVTLPDGKEVAGTIAATETIIETGTGANGAQGEPETKIEVTVTAADPKALAGFDSASVDVAFTAAQRENVLTVPVAALLALAEGGYGVEVVEGDATRIVAVRTGLFASGRVEVTGDGLVEGATVGMPK, encoded by the coding sequence ATGACGGTGGGTACCTCCACGACCGAGACCGGCCCGTCCCCGGACGGGCCGGTTCCGGCCGGCACCGGGCCGGACACCGCCGCCGGGACTGTTCCGGCCGCCGGGGGCCGGTCGGGGCGTCGGCGCCGGGGCGGCCGGGGCCGGGCGGTGGCGGTGGGGACCGCCGCCGCGCTGGCGGTCGCCGCCGGGGTCGCCGCCGCCGTCGGCTTCGGCGGTGACGATCCGGGTACGGCCACCGCCAGCAATCTGCCACCGGCGAACGCACAGGTGACCCGGCAGACGCTGATCGACTCGGAGACCGCCGACGGCGAACTCGGGTACGGCGAGACCCGGACCGTGGCGGTACGCAAGGCGGGCACGATCACCTCGATCGCCGCCGCCGGTACCCGGGTCACCCGGGGCAAGCCGCTCTACTCCATCGACAACAACAGGGTGGTGCTGCTCTACGGCGGGCTGCCGGCGTACCGGACGCTGCGCTCCGGCGACAGCGGCGAGGACGTCGAGCAGTTCGAGAAGAACCTGAGCACGCTCGGCTACGACGGGTTCACCGTCGACGACGAGTACACCTCGGCCACCGCCGAGGCGGTGCGGGAGTGGCAGGAGGATCTCGGCCTCGACGAGACCGGCCGGGTCGAGTTGGGCCAGGTCGTCTACGCCACCGGCGAGATCCGGGTGGACAGCACCGACGTCGAGGTCGGCGACGCCGTACAGCCCGGCGGTGGAGTGCTCAGCTACAGCGGTACCTCCCGGGTGGTCACCGTCTCGCTGGAGGTGGACGACCAGCGGCTGGCCAAGCGGGGTGCCAAGGTCACGGTGACGCTGCCGGACGGCAAGGAGGTGGCCGGCACCATCGCCGCCACGGAGACGATCATCGAGACCGGTACCGGCGCCAACGGCGCACAGGGCGAGCCGGAGACCAAGATCGAGGTGACCGTCACCGCCGCCGACCCGAAGGCGCTGGCCGGATTCGACAGCGCCTCGGTCGACGTGGCGTTCACCGCCGCGCAGCGGGAGAACGTGCTCACCGTCCCGGTCGCCGCGCTGCTCGCCCTCGCCGAGGGCGGCTACGGGGTGGAGGTCGTGGAGGGCGACGCGACCCGGATCGTGGCGGTGCGGACCGGACTCTTCGCCTCCGGCCGGGTGGAGGTGACCGGCGACGGGCTGGTCGAGGGGGCGACCGTGGGGATGCCGAAGTGA
- a CDS encoding DUF397 domain-containing protein — protein MALQVSEERETVGSDRTVSDQPTWRRSSRCVTEHHCVEFTLMGDGVALRNSQRPMDMLLIRRSRWSALVAAIRAGAFDAPAADA, from the coding sequence ATGGCTCTTCAGGTCAGTGAGGAAAGGGAAACGGTGGGCTCCGACCGGACGGTTTCTGATCAGCCAACGTGGCGGCGCAGTTCGCGGTGCGTCACCGAACACCATTGTGTCGAGTTCACCCTGATGGGTGACGGTGTCGCGCTGCGGAATTCCCAGCGGCCGATGGACATGCTCCTGATCCGGCGCAGCAGGTGGTCTGCTCTCGTTGCCGCGATCAGGGCTGGTGCCTTCGACGCGCCGGCTGCCGACGCATAG
- a CDS encoding glycoside hydrolase family 18 protein, with the protein MRGSVLRRLSTLTAATAVTALLAGVAVPPASAAPGAPSRHDGGQRGDFVKVGYFTQWGIYGRAFTVKKLHDSGAASRLTHLNYAFGNVSPDGRCYVDGGPGEGDAWADYQRPVPAEESVDGVADTWGEPLNGNFGQLQKLKAIHPDLKVLISLGGWSWSTHFSDAALTPESRRKFVASCIDLYLRGNLPNPDGSAGGPGSLAGVFDGIDLDWEWPGSAGDVDTVYRPEDKQNFTALVAEFRRQLDALGKPARKHYELTAFVPANPAAIDAGFEVRKVFKNLDFATVQGYDFHGTWEPVANQQSALRVPAGATEPDFAVDRTIDAWLDRGAERRKLVLGIPYYGRGWTGVTGGRNGLFGTSTGGAAPATFEPGYEDYKVLKTRAGKDGYRVYRDLRAGTAWLYDGTTFWTYDDPAVVLQKTLFIRAERLGGAMIWSLDGDDEQATLTRTIDLGLWTP; encoded by the coding sequence ATGCGCGGATCCGTTCTCCGTCGACTCAGTACCCTCACCGCGGCCACCGCCGTCACCGCCCTGCTCGCCGGCGTCGCCGTACCCCCGGCCTCGGCCGCTCCCGGCGCACCGTCCCGGCACGATGGCGGCCAGCGCGGCGACTTCGTCAAGGTCGGATACTTCACCCAGTGGGGCATCTACGGCCGGGCCTTCACCGTCAAGAAGCTGCACGACTCGGGCGCGGCCAGCCGGCTGACCCACCTCAACTACGCCTTCGGCAACGTCAGCCCGGACGGCCGCTGCTACGTCGACGGCGGGCCGGGCGAGGGCGACGCCTGGGCCGACTACCAGCGACCGGTACCGGCCGAGGAGAGCGTGGACGGCGTCGCCGACACCTGGGGTGAACCGCTGAACGGCAACTTCGGGCAGCTCCAGAAGCTCAAGGCGATCCACCCCGACCTGAAGGTGCTGATCTCGCTGGGCGGATGGAGCTGGTCGACACACTTCTCCGACGCGGCGCTGACCCCCGAGTCGCGGCGGAAGTTCGTCGCCTCCTGCATCGACCTCTACCTCAGGGGCAACCTGCCCAACCCGGACGGCAGCGCCGGTGGACCCGGCTCGCTCGCCGGAGTCTTCGACGGCATCGACCTGGACTGGGAGTGGCCCGGCTCGGCCGGTGACGTCGACACGGTCTACCGGCCCGAGGACAAGCAGAACTTCACCGCGCTCGTCGCCGAGTTCCGCCGCCAGCTCGACGCGCTCGGCAAGCCGGCCCGGAAGCACTACGAGCTGACCGCGTTCGTACCGGCGAACCCGGCCGCGATCGACGCCGGCTTCGAGGTCCGGAAGGTCTTCAAGAACCTGGACTTCGCCACCGTGCAGGGCTATGACTTCCACGGCACCTGGGAGCCGGTCGCCAACCAGCAGTCCGCGCTGCGGGTACCGGCCGGGGCCACCGAGCCGGACTTCGCCGTCGACCGCACCATCGACGCCTGGCTCGACCGGGGCGCCGAGCGCCGCAAGCTGGTGCTGGGCATCCCCTACTACGGGCGCGGCTGGACCGGGGTGACCGGCGGGCGCAACGGCCTGTTCGGCACCTCCACCGGCGGCGCCGCCCCGGCCACCTTCGAGCCCGGCTACGAGGACTACAAGGTGCTGAAGACCAGGGCCGGCAAGGACGGCTACCGGGTCTACCGCGACCTCCGCGCCGGAACGGCATGGCTCTACGACGGTACGACCTTCTGGACGTACGACGACCCGGCCGTCGTACTCCAGAAGACGCTGTTCATCCGCGCGGAGCGGTTGGGTGGCGCGATGATCTGGTCGCTGGACGGCGACGACGAGCAGGCGACCCTGACCCGGACCATCGACCTCGGCCTCTGGACGCCGTAA